A single region of the Blattabacterium cuenoti genome encodes:
- the frr gene encoding ribosome recycling factor, translating to MDEYNDIFFSCKKDMEKIFKQLKEEIHRVRLGSKSIASFLGKIQIKCYGSYSPLIEVSNITVIDHMNITIHPWDSSLISHIDKAIIDANLGFMPTNKGESIHIHIPIITEEERKNFVKKIKLQTEHAKILIRNVRKKNNQHIKKLKISEDFLKSGENRIQKITSEYIQKIEYFFLCKEKEILRI from the coding sequence ATGGATGAATATAACGATATTTTTTTTTCTTGTAAAAAAGATATGGAAAAAATTTTTAAACAACTAAAAGAAGAAATTCATCGTGTTCGATTAGGTAGTAAATCTATAGCTTCTTTTTTAGGAAAAATACAAATAAAGTGTTATGGATCCTATTCCCCACTTATAGAAGTGTCCAATATTACCGTAATAGATCACATGAATATAACTATTCATCCTTGGGATTCTTCTCTTATTTCACATATAGATAAAGCTATTATAGATGCTAATCTTGGCTTCATGCCAACTAATAAAGGAGAATCTATTCATATACATATTCCCATAATTACGGAAGAAGAAAGAAAAAATTTTGTAAAAAAAATTAAATTACAAACAGAACATGCAAAAATACTCATAAGAAATGTAAGAAAAAAAAATAATCAACATATAAAAAAATTAAAAATATCTGAAGATTTTTTAAAATCAGGAGAAAACCGTATACAAAAAATAACGAGTGAATATATTCAAAAAATAGAATATTTTTTTCTTTGTAAAGAAAAAGAAATATTGAGAATATAA
- the rpoN gene encoding RNA polymerase factor sigma-54: MLKQQLLQKGQHKLSPQQIKLMKLVQLSTLDFEQRVKQELEENPALEEDNCSDLEENISENDFDETEEQNQSIDIDEIDEYLNDDELEDFKSNVQNQNFCEYIPIISGISFQENLKSQLHTFRLNKKDFLIADFILGNIDDDGYIRRKITSIVDDILLILGISVTTEKIEKLLLNYIQKLDPIGVGSRNLQECLLIQLEKKKINKEIFLAKKIIQYNFESFVKKHYHKLQKKLGITKKNLRKAISIIEKLNPKPGKIYSENTKNLDNIIPDFTICILDENLELTLNQRNIPELKVSSLYLDMLKSYKSSKEKNLKKNENTIIFLKQKIDSAKWFVDAIKQRQNTLMLTMNAIMNYQKEYFLTGDPVKIKPMILKNISQKIGVGISTVSRVANSKYVNTPYGTFLIKSFFSEKMINKEGKEISSIEIKKLLGESIAKENKKKPLTDEKLSKILEKKGYLIARRTVAKYRDQMHIPVARMRKNL, from the coding sequence ATGTTAAAACAGCAGTTATTACAAAAAGGACAACATAAACTTTCTCCACAACAAATAAAATTAATGAAATTAGTTCAATTATCTACTTTAGATTTTGAGCAAAGAGTAAAACAAGAATTGGAAGAAAATCCAGCTTTAGAAGAAGATAATTGTTCTGATTTAGAAGAAAATATATCAGAAAATGATTTTGATGAAACAGAAGAACAAAATCAATCTATAGATATTGATGAAATAGATGAATATCTAAATGATGATGAATTGGAGGATTTTAAGAGTAATGTACAAAATCAAAATTTTTGTGAATATATTCCTATTATTTCTGGAATTTCTTTTCAAGAAAATCTAAAAAGTCAATTACATACTTTTCGTTTAAATAAAAAAGATTTTTTGATAGCAGATTTTATATTAGGGAATATCGATGATGATGGTTATATAAGAAGAAAAATAACATCTATAGTAGATGATATTCTTTTAATACTTGGAATATCTGTCACTACAGAAAAAATTGAAAAACTACTTTTAAATTATATACAAAAATTAGATCCTATAGGGGTAGGATCTAGAAATTTACAAGAATGTCTTCTAATTCAATTAGAAAAAAAAAAAATTAATAAAGAAATTTTCTTAGCAAAAAAAATTATACAATATAATTTTGAATCTTTTGTAAAAAAACATTATCATAAACTACAAAAAAAATTAGGAATAACAAAAAAAAATTTACGGAAGGCTATTTCTATAATAGAGAAATTAAATCCAAAACCAGGAAAAATTTATTCTGAAAATACTAAAAATTTAGATAACATTATTCCAGATTTCACTATTTGTATCTTAGACGAAAATTTAGAACTTACTTTAAATCAAAGAAATATTCCAGAATTAAAAGTTTCATCTTTATATTTAGATATGTTGAAATCTTATAAGTCTTCAAAAGAAAAAAATTTAAAAAAAAATGAAAATACTATTATTTTTTTAAAACAAAAAATAGATTCAGCTAAATGGTTTGTAGATGCTATTAAACAACGTCAAAATACGTTAATGTTAACGATGAATGCTATTATGAATTATCAAAAAGAATATTTTTTAACTGGAGATCCAGTTAAAATTAAACCTATGATTTTAAAAAATATTTCACAAAAAATTGGAGTTGGTATTTCTACCGTTTCACGTGTAGCTAATAGTAAATATGTAAATACACCATACGGTACTTTTTTGATTAAAAGTTTTTTTTCTGAAAAAATGATTAACAAAGAAGGAAAAGAAATTTCCTCTATAGAAATAAAAAAACTTTTAGGAGAATCTATTGCTAAAGAAAATAAAAAAAAACCTCTTACAGACGAAAAATTATCTAAAATACTAGAAAAAAAAGGCTATTTAATAGCTAGAAGAACTGTTGCTAAATATAGAGATCAAATGCATATTCCTGTTGCAAGAATGCGAAAAAATTTATAA
- the asnS gene encoding asparagine--tRNA ligase — translation MIKKYSIKELLDRGKFFINKKVLVEGWIRSFRYSIFITLNDGSTIKNLQIILSKKLEKKITIGTSIKVIGIIKKSIGKKQYIELQSLNITIYGYSDPYFLQKSILQPKKHSLEKLRSQSHLRFRTSIFSCVMRIRHHIAFCIHQYFHENGFFYLHTPIITTSNCEGSGEMFQITTMDLKKNSIDYTKDFFKRKTYLSVSGQLEAETAALGLGKVYTFGPVFRAENSNTSRHLSEFWMIEPEIAFYHLEENINLAEDFLKYIIKYILDKSMEDLSFLNENFKKYKCSKKETNSLSLFERLELILKFPFKRISYTEVIKILDKEEKKQNIKFFHSIIWGMNLQSEHEQYLVNKYFKIPVIVFDYPSCIKAFYMRINNDGKTVKAMDILLPEIGEVIGGSQREERYEILLQRIKDTNTDKNKLWWYLDTRRFGSVPHSGFGLGFDRLVQFVTGMNNIRDVIPYPRTPNNAEF, via the coding sequence ATGATAAAAAAATATTCAATTAAGGAATTATTAGATAGAGGAAAATTTTTTATAAATAAAAAAGTATTGGTTGAGGGATGGATTCGTTCTTTTCGTTATTCTATTTTCATTACTTTAAATGATGGATCTACAATTAAAAATTTACAAATCATTTTATCCAAAAAATTAGAAAAAAAAATAACAATTGGAACTTCAATTAAAGTTATAGGAATTATAAAAAAAAGTATTGGAAAAAAACAATACATAGAACTGCAATCTTTAAATATCACTATATATGGATATTCCGATCCATATTTTCTTCAAAAATCTATTTTGCAACCTAAAAAACATAGTTTGGAAAAACTTCGATCACAGTCTCACTTACGTTTTCGAACAAGCATTTTTAGCTGTGTCATGCGAATTCGTCATCATATAGCTTTTTGTATACATCAATATTTTCATGAAAATGGATTTTTTTACCTTCATACTCCAATTATTACTACTTCAAATTGTGAAGGTTCTGGAGAAATGTTTCAGATTACTACTATGGATTTAAAAAAAAATTCAATAGATTATACAAAAGATTTTTTTAAACGTAAAACCTATTTAAGTGTATCTGGACAATTAGAAGCAGAAACTGCTGCTTTAGGATTAGGAAAAGTATATACCTTTGGTCCTGTATTTCGTGCAGAAAATTCCAATACTTCACGACATTTATCTGAATTTTGGATGATAGAACCAGAAATTGCTTTTTATCATTTAGAAGAAAATATAAATTTAGCTGAAGATTTTTTAAAATATATTATAAAATATATTCTTGATAAAAGTATGGAAGATTTATCCTTTTTAAATGAAAATTTTAAAAAATATAAATGTAGTAAAAAGGAAACTAATTCACTTTCCCTTTTTGAAAGATTAGAACTTATTTTAAAATTTCCGTTTAAAAGGATTAGTTATACAGAAGTTATTAAAATTCTTGATAAAGAAGAAAAAAAACAAAATATAAAATTTTTTCATTCAATTATTTGGGGAATGAATTTACAATCGGAACATGAACAATATTTGGTAAATAAATATTTTAAAATTCCTGTAATTGTATTTGATTATCCTTCTTGTATTAAGGCTTTTTATATGCGTATAAATAATGATGGAAAAACTGTAAAAGCTATGGATATTTTATTACCAGAAATAGGAGAAGTTATTGGAGGTTCTCAAAGAGAAGAACGTTATGAAATATTATTACAACGCATAAAAGATACAAATACGGATAAAAATAAACTTTGGTGGTATTTAGATACACGTCGTTTTGGTTCTGTTCCTCATAGTGGATTTGGTTTGGGTTTTGATCGTTTAGTTCAATTTGTCACAGGTATGAATAATATTCGAGATGTTATTCCATATCCTAGAACTCCAAATAATGCAGAATTTTAA